Proteins encoded in a region of the Pirellulales bacterium genome:
- a CDS encoding prolyl oligopeptidase family serine peptidase has product MERLQKQLDEAKPRLTPAAQALLPDVEIFVKAVDDALRGGEFYHPRELGWAEEQLELAEERLQQLTRNEHPWTAAHGLVVRGFRSQLDDSVQPYGLVIPRDLDLSQPAPLYVWLHGRGDQTLDVQFIHQRMTSAGQIEPAGAIVLHPFARYCNGYKSAGEVDVFEALEAVCAAYNIDRDRLVLCGFSMGGAGVWHLGAHYPDRWAAMSPGAGFVDVRRYQQLTPDKFPPWYEQTLWGVYDVPDYARNLLNLPLVAYSGEFDKQKAAADIMEAALKDEGVTMTHIIGPGVAHKYEPAALADVLARLKQFEGQGLEHFPASVHFQTRTLRYHRCHWIDVRGLEEHWRDARVDATRQESNRIEITTKNITRLRVNSPWWEAPSSNVTVSIDDQELKVAPAACTEGVLLEKTTAGWQQESRNDAAKAGLAKSPGLQGPLDDALLAPFLVVRPTGRAAHPAVDTWVAEELSRFRERWRTHFRGEVREIDDRDLTDEQIAKYNLIVWGDPRSNSVLARIARELPIAWDQESIRTPERKWPAASHALAMIYPNPLPAGRDRYVVLNSGMTFREAHDRTNSLQNPKLPDWVVFDLSEQPNSESAGRVAAAAFFDEEWQYQAKREIPGSNSMP; this is encoded by the coding sequence GTGGAACGACTCCAAAAGCAACTCGACGAGGCGAAGCCGCGGCTGACACCCGCGGCACAGGCCCTTTTGCCCGACGTCGAAATCTTCGTCAAAGCGGTCGACGATGCCCTCCGCGGCGGCGAGTTCTATCACCCGCGCGAATTGGGTTGGGCCGAGGAGCAACTCGAACTGGCCGAAGAACGCCTGCAACAGCTCACGCGGAATGAACATCCCTGGACCGCCGCCCACGGGCTTGTCGTGCGCGGCTTTCGCTCGCAACTCGACGATTCCGTGCAACCCTACGGGCTGGTGATCCCGAGGGATCTCGATCTTTCGCAGCCTGCGCCGTTGTACGTGTGGCTGCATGGCCGTGGCGACCAGACGCTCGACGTGCAATTCATTCATCAGCGCATGACCAGCGCGGGCCAGATCGAACCCGCCGGCGCCATCGTGCTGCATCCCTTTGCACGTTATTGCAACGGCTACAAGTCAGCGGGAGAAGTCGATGTGTTCGAGGCCCTGGAGGCAGTCTGCGCCGCCTACAACATCGATCGAGATCGCCTCGTGCTGTGCGGCTTTTCGATGGGGGGCGCCGGCGTCTGGCATCTCGGCGCCCACTATCCCGACCGCTGGGCGGCCATGAGTCCCGGCGCCGGCTTTGTCGACGTGCGTCGCTATCAACAGCTCACGCCCGACAAGTTTCCACCCTGGTACGAGCAGACGCTGTGGGGCGTGTACGACGTGCCCGATTATGCACGCAATCTGCTCAATCTGCCGCTGGTGGCCTACAGTGGCGAGTTCGATAAACAGAAAGCAGCCGCCGACATCATGGAAGCGGCCTTGAAGGACGAAGGAGTGACGATGACACACATCATCGGCCCCGGCGTAGCGCACAAGTACGAACCGGCGGCGCTGGCCGACGTGCTCGCGCGGTTGAAGCAGTTCGAAGGGCAGGGGCTCGAGCATTTTCCCGCATCGGTGCATTTCCAGACCCGCACGCTGCGCTACCATCGCTGCCATTGGATCGACGTGCGGGGACTCGAGGAACATTGGCGCGACGCGCGCGTCGATGCCACGCGACAGGAAAGCAACCGTATCGAGATCACTACGAAGAATATCACGCGGCTGCGAGTAAACTCCCCGTGGTGGGAAGCACCCAGCTCGAACGTCACGGTCTCGATCGATGACCAGGAGCTGAAAGTCGCCCCGGCAGCCTGTACTGAGGGCGTGCTGCTGGAAAAGACGACCGCAGGCTGGCAACAAGAATCGCGAAACGACGCAGCCAAGGCCGGTCTCGCCAAGTCGCCCGGGCTGCAAGGTCCCCTCGATGATGCGTTGCTGGCTCCTTTCCTCGTGGTGCGCCCCACCGGTCGTGCCGCGCATCCCGCCGTTGATACCTGGGTCGCTGAAGAGTTGTCGCGATTTCGCGAGCGCTGGCGCACGCACTTCCGCGGCGAGGTGCGCGAGATCGACGACCGCGACCTGACCGACGAGCAGATCGCCAAGTACAACCTGATCGTGTGGGGCGATCCCCGTTCGAACTCCGTACTCGCCAGGATCGCCCGCGAGCTACCCATCGCCTGGGACCAGGAATCGATCCGCACGCCCGAGCGAAAGTGGCCCGCCGCATCGCATGCGCTGGCTATGATCTATCCCAATCCTCTTCCGGCGGGACGGGACCGTTACGTGGTGCTCAACAGCGGCATGACCTTCCGCGAAGCGCACGACCGCACCAACTCGTTGCAAAACCCGAAGTTACCCGACTGGGTCGTGTTCGATCTTTCGGAACAGCCCAACAGCGAGTCGGCCGGGCGCGTCGCCGCCGCCGCCTTCTTCGATGAAGAGTGGCAGTACCAGGCGAAGCGCGAGATACCGGGCAGCAACAGTATGCCCTAG
- the leuD gene encoding 3-isopropylmalate dehydratase small subunit: protein MRAFTVHEGLVLPMDRPNVDTDQIIPKQFLKRIERTGFGQFLFFDWRFHDDGRDNAEFELNFPQHQGASVLLARRNFGCGSSREHAPWALDDYGFRVIIAPSFADIFYNNCFKNGMLPIRLSDEQVEELFQRARQHKGYRLKIDLESQTITDEHGLELSFDVDNFRKHCLLNGLDDIGLTLEHEADITAYEKSRGMEPVGK from the coding sequence ATGCGTGCCTTTACTGTTCATGAAGGTCTGGTCCTGCCGATGGATCGACCGAACGTCGATACCGATCAGATCATCCCCAAGCAGTTCCTCAAGCGGATCGAGCGGACTGGGTTCGGCCAGTTTCTCTTCTTCGACTGGCGCTTCCACGACGACGGTCGCGACAACGCCGAGTTCGAGCTGAACTTTCCACAGCACCAGGGGGCCAGCGTGCTGCTCGCGCGGCGCAACTTTGGCTGCGGCTCGAGCCGCGAGCACGCCCCCTGGGCGCTCGACGACTACGGTTTCCGCGTGATTATCGCCCCCAGCTTTGCCGACATCTTCTACAACAACTGCTTCAAGAACGGCATGCTGCCGATCCGTCTTTCGGACGAACAGGTCGAAGAACTCTTCCAACGTGCCAGGCAGCACAAGGGCTACCGTCTCAAGATTGACCTCGAGTCACAGACCATCACCGACGAACATGGCCTCGAGCTGAGCTTCGACGTCGACAATTTCCGCAAACACTGCCTGCTGAATGGCCTCGACGACATCGGCCTGACGCTGGAGCACGAGGCCGACATCACGGCCTATGAGAAGAGCCGCGGAATGGAGCCCGTGGGGAAGTAA
- a CDS encoding phenylacetate--CoA ligase family protein, whose translation MSLAQLVRYSVRTVQQGQVGRWQPHRIQRLQRRRLAQLLRTAINLSPFYARKYQRLDLSKTPFRELPPTNKRELMENFNQVVTDPQISRKEVERYLSDPANLGRWFRGRYAVSHTSGSQGQPLLIVQDRRALEILFATMAARGDVAGRPGLAEGVRRLRVPKRIAVVAVQRGFYPSGAAFEFMPEIVGPYVNLQRFAAEQPDLFERLNDFQPQVLVGYASVLEALAARRDALRLEHLRQISNSSEQLLSSARERISQAFGVPVFDHYGMGECLQLADACPTDGGVHVNADWAIVEIVDDEYRPVPPGQIGRKILVTNLANHVQPFIRYEVPDCVAWATTHCRCGSHLPRIDQIEGRASEVFWVQDRQGPRMLSGALFHNAVDALGLAREWQAIQQETNRVDIRLVLDGDLSISYQGLRQLLRCNLLQMGLPPEVQTDVTLVPSIGCDPRTGKRRRMISRVAQDPKKKLIERVARATEGTLLLDSHH comes from the coding sequence ATGTCCTTGGCACAACTCGTTCGCTATTCGGTTCGTACCGTGCAACAGGGGCAGGTGGGGCGCTGGCAGCCGCACCGCATTCAACGCCTGCAACGCCGCCGTCTGGCTCAACTCTTGCGCACGGCGATCAACTTATCTCCCTTCTACGCGCGCAAGTACCAGCGGCTCGACCTGTCGAAGACCCCCTTTCGCGAACTGCCCCCCACCAACAAGCGCGAATTGATGGAGAACTTCAACCAGGTGGTGACCGATCCGCAGATCAGTCGCAAGGAAGTCGAACGATATCTGAGCGATCCTGCGAACCTGGGACGCTGGTTCCGAGGGCGGTATGCCGTGTCCCACACTTCGGGAAGTCAGGGGCAACCGCTCTTGATCGTACAAGATCGCCGCGCGCTCGAGATTCTCTTCGCCACGATGGCCGCACGGGGCGATGTCGCGGGGCGCCCGGGACTCGCCGAGGGAGTGCGTCGCCTCCGCGTACCAAAACGTATCGCGGTGGTGGCCGTGCAGCGTGGCTTCTATCCCTCGGGGGCCGCCTTCGAGTTCATGCCCGAGATCGTCGGCCCGTACGTCAACTTGCAGCGCTTTGCCGCCGAACAACCCGATCTCTTCGAGCGATTGAACGATTTTCAGCCCCAGGTGCTCGTCGGGTATGCGAGCGTGCTCGAGGCACTGGCCGCGCGGCGCGACGCGTTGCGGCTCGAACACCTGCGGCAGATCTCGAACTCGAGCGAGCAGCTCTTGTCGAGCGCGCGCGAACGTATTTCGCAAGCATTCGGCGTGCCGGTTTTCGATCACTATGGCATGGGCGAATGCCTGCAACTGGCCGACGCTTGCCCCACCGATGGCGGCGTACACGTCAATGCGGACTGGGCCATCGTCGAAATCGTGGACGATGAATACCGTCCCGTGCCGCCGGGGCAGATAGGTCGCAAGATTCTCGTCACGAACCTGGCCAATCACGTCCAACCGTTTATCCGCTACGAGGTGCCCGATTGCGTGGCATGGGCGACGACGCACTGCCGTTGCGGCAGCCACCTGCCGCGGATCGATCAAATTGAAGGGCGCGCGTCCGAGGTCTTCTGGGTGCAGGATCGCCAGGGACCGCGCATGCTCTCCGGCGCCTTGTTTCACAACGCTGTCGATGCGCTGGGGCTGGCCCGCGAATGGCAGGCAATCCAGCAAGAGACGAACCGTGTCGACATACGGCTCGTGCTCGATGGCGACCTGAGCATCTCCTACCAGGGGCTGCGCCAACTGCTACGTTGCAATCTGCTTCAGATGGGTCTGCCCCCCGAGGTGCAGACCGATGTGACTCTCGTCCCCTCGATTGGCTGCGATCCCCGTACCGGCAAGCGCCGCCGCATGATCAGTCGCGTCGCGCAGGATCCCAAAAAGAAACTCATCGAGCGGGTGGCGCGTGCCACGGAGGGCACGTTGCTGCTCGATAGTCATCACTGA
- a CDS encoding ATP-binding cassette domain-containing protein, whose protein sequence is MSVVATKHPIVSPHAQASTLRLQRLSKSFGDRQVLPVLDLQVAPGEFVAIVGRSGSGKSTLLRLLAGLEAPTGGAIEIDGTPLVGLNRAARMMFQDARLLPWMTVLENVGIERQPEWRQQAEHVLSLVGLAGREGDWPATLSGGQRQRVALARALVSRPRLLLLDEPLGSVDALTRLEMQQLIEGLWQRRGMTAVLVTHDVEEAVALADRVLVLEAGRIVLAVEVPLPRPRRRDDAHFGSLVQRVLDRVLDTDEAPREPSYYCQRGQ, encoded by the coding sequence ATGAGTGTCGTCGCGACCAAACACCCGATCGTGTCTCCCCATGCCCAAGCCAGCACGCTGCGTTTGCAGCGGTTGAGCAAATCCTTCGGCGACCGCCAGGTGCTGCCTGTACTGGACCTGCAGGTGGCACCTGGCGAGTTCGTCGCCATCGTCGGCCGTAGCGGATCGGGCAAGAGCACGCTGCTCCGCTTGCTCGCCGGGCTCGAAGCGCCTACGGGCGGAGCGATCGAGATCGACGGCACGCCCCTCGTCGGCTTGAACCGTGCCGCGAGAATGATGTTTCAAGACGCGCGTCTGCTCCCCTGGATGACGGTACTCGAGAACGTCGGCATCGAGCGGCAACCGGAATGGCGCCAGCAGGCCGAGCACGTGCTTTCGCTAGTCGGGCTGGCGGGGCGCGAAGGCGACTGGCCGGCGACGCTCTCCGGCGGCCAGCGACAACGCGTGGCGCTGGCCCGAGCGCTCGTTAGCCGACCGCGACTCCTGCTGCTCGACGAACCGCTCGGCAGCGTCGATGCCCTGACGCGACTCGAAATGCAGCAACTGATCGAAGGGCTCTGGCAGCGTCGCGGCATGACCGCGGTGCTCGTGACGCACGATGTCGAAGAAGCGGTCGCCCTGGCCGATCGTGTGCTCGTGCTCGAAGCCGGCCGGATCGTGCTCGCCGTCGAGGTCCCCTTGCCGCGCCCGCGCCGACGCGACGACGCGCATTTCGGCAGTCTCGTGCAACGCGTGCTCGATCGTGTACTCGATACCGACGAGGCCCCACGCGAACCAAGTTATTACTGTCAGCGCGGCCAATGA
- a CDS encoding nitroreductase family protein, which yields MSHFAERRSHAFRASVGRPRLLGCAEWNKNGKPIVSHAEATHIHDLLRRRWSPRAFEAHPVEPEQLAALFEAARWAPSCYNEQPWAFLVTSQRQHDDFARALDTLVEFNQLWARHAPVLALSFARLTFARNGQPNNHAWYDVGQAVAHLTFQATALGLYVHQMAGFDASKVRRNFRIPDGWEPVTAIAIGSIGDPESLVPKLRDPEIAPRSRKPLAEVVFSGDWQADRLNIVR from the coding sequence ATGAGCCACTTTGCAGAACGGCGCTCTCACGCATTCCGGGCTTCCGTTGGGCGCCCTAGGCTCCTTGGCTGCGCGGAGTGGAATAAGAACGGGAAACCTATTGTGTCGCACGCCGAAGCTACTCACATTCACGATTTGTTGCGCAGGCGTTGGAGCCCGCGCGCCTTCGAAGCACACCCGGTCGAGCCGGAGCAGCTCGCCGCGTTGTTCGAGGCCGCCCGCTGGGCTCCCTCGTGCTACAACGAACAGCCCTGGGCGTTCCTGGTTACGAGCCAGCGGCAACACGACGATTTTGCGCGGGCACTCGACACGCTCGTCGAGTTCAACCAGTTGTGGGCTCGACACGCGCCGGTCCTCGCCCTGAGCTTTGCGCGTCTGACGTTTGCTCGGAACGGACAACCGAACAACCATGCCTGGTACGACGTGGGACAGGCCGTAGCGCACCTGACGTTTCAGGCCACGGCGCTCGGTTTGTACGTCCATCAGATGGCCGGCTTCGACGCCAGCAAGGTGCGCCGCAACTTCAGGATCCCGGACGGTTGGGAGCCGGTGACGGCCATCGCCATCGGTTCTATCGGCGACCCGGAGTCGCTCGTCCCCAAGCTGCGCGATCCGGAAATCGCACCTCGCTCACGCAAGCCTCTGGCCGAGGTCGTGTTCTCCGGCGATTGGCAAGCCGATCGTTTGAACATCGTGCGCTGA
- the ssuD gene encoding FMNH2-dependent alkanesulfonate monooxygenase — MEVFWFIPTHGDGSYLGSAVGGRRTDHAYLAQIAQAIDHLGFQGALLPTGRSCEDAWVVASSLLPLTKRMKFLVAIRPGLMSPGVAARMAATFDRLSAGRLAVNIVTGGDPAEAAGDGLHLSHDERYALTDEFLSAWRQLSSGETTNFKGAYLDIRDGHLLFGPVQRPYPPLYFGGSSEPALRVAARHVDVYLTWGEPLELVAEKIARVRELAEEENRTLRFGIRLHVIVRETNDEAWAAADRLISQLDDETIARAQQTLGQHDSVGQRRMRELHGGRRDSLTIAPNLWAGVGLVRGGAGTALVGDPDSIAERMQEYASLGIDTFILSGYPHLEEAYRVAELLFPKLRLDQRPAVAHASRDTAVGEIVGHRAFPKVPQAAS; from the coding sequence CATCCCCACGCACGGCGACGGATCCTATCTCGGATCGGCCGTCGGTGGTCGCCGTACCGATCACGCGTACCTGGCGCAGATCGCGCAGGCGATCGACCATCTCGGCTTTCAGGGCGCCCTGCTTCCCACGGGGCGTTCCTGCGAGGATGCCTGGGTCGTGGCCTCTTCGCTGCTTCCGTTGACGAAGCGCATGAAATTCCTGGTCGCGATTCGTCCCGGCCTGATGTCCCCCGGCGTCGCGGCCCGCATGGCCGCGACGTTCGATCGCCTGTCCGCAGGCAGGCTGGCCGTGAACATTGTGACCGGCGGCGACCCCGCCGAAGCGGCGGGCGATGGCTTGCACCTGTCGCACGATGAACGATACGCGCTCACCGACGAGTTTCTCTCTGCCTGGCGCCAGTTGTCCTCTGGCGAGACGACGAACTTCAAGGGCGCCTACCTCGACATTCGCGATGGCCACCTGCTGTTCGGTCCCGTGCAACGCCCCTATCCGCCGCTTTACTTCGGCGGGTCATCGGAGCCGGCCCTGCGCGTGGCCGCCCGGCACGTGGATGTGTATCTCACGTGGGGCGAACCGCTCGAACTGGTGGCGGAGAAGATCGCCCGCGTGCGCGAGCTGGCGGAAGAAGAGAACCGCACGCTGCGCTTCGGTATTCGCCTGCACGTCATTGTCCGGGAAACGAACGACGAAGCCTGGGCCGCGGCCGACCGGTTGATCAGCCAGCTCGACGACGAGACGATCGCGCGGGCGCAGCAGACGCTGGGACAGCACGACTCGGTGGGGCAGCGTCGCATGAGGGAACTCCACGGCGGACGTCGCGACTCGCTCACCATTGCGCCGAATCTCTGGGCCGGCGTGGGGCTCGTGCGTGGCGGGGCCGGCACGGCGCTCGTCGGCGATCCCGACTCGATCGCCGAGCGGATGCAAGAGTATGCCTCGCTCGGGATCGACACGTTCATCCTGTCTGGCTACCCACACCTCGAAGAGGCGTATCGCGTGGCGGAGTTGCTCTTTCCGAAGCTGCGTCTCGATCAGCGTCCGGCCGTCGCGCACGCTTCTCGAGATACGGCGGTGGGAGAAATCGTCGGCCATCGAGCCTTTCCGAAAGTCCCCCAGGCGGCGAGTTGA
- a CDS encoding FAD-dependent monooxygenase, producing MTRSDVLIIGAGPSGLFVAAELARHGVEARLVERDVRLHRQARATAIQPGTLEILESVGVLDAFLNASERIHCSRLYGPGMVELGTLSHAGMGCCCDFECCLPQYETQRVLEKHLHSLGGAIERGVTATKVEAADERLVVELSHVDGRVETVEPRFLIGAGGAHSITRHSMNEPLEGLTYRGNFLVADIGMAGPFPCGEAGVICGRHGLLLLAPLPHGRWITFQDLEEEVESVTAEEVVSRVERRLDGNYRPTDVSWFTPFRMHRRIVSRLSDGRRFLIGDAAHLSSPFGGEGLNAGLHDAHDLAWKLALVIRGLARPTLLEAYTTERHLADRHVLDVSDEVHGSIMEVANATREGRAVQAAEVDPIAAALARNARSMIDVDYAGSPLVVDHARHGSINEVSRPGRWYRDRQQFRGTSHHVLLFGELGDDAAALERLIKRWSRHVRVSHNPHVDPARAGVAREGVVLIRPDGHIGFRFAAVIGEAFASLDQHLESYLIANR from the coding sequence GTGACGCGGAGTGATGTGCTGATTATCGGGGCCGGGCCATCGGGTTTGTTTGTTGCGGCGGAGTTGGCGCGGCATGGTGTCGAAGCACGCCTCGTCGAACGGGATGTGCGGCTTCATCGTCAGGCACGCGCCACGGCGATTCAACCGGGGACGCTCGAGATTCTCGAATCGGTTGGCGTGTTAGACGCGTTTCTGAACGCCTCCGAACGAATCCATTGCTCTCGCCTGTACGGGCCCGGCATGGTCGAACTGGGCACGCTGAGTCACGCGGGCATGGGGTGCTGCTGCGATTTTGAATGCTGCCTGCCCCAGTACGAGACGCAAAGAGTGCTGGAGAAGCATCTGCATTCGCTCGGCGGGGCCATCGAGCGTGGCGTCACGGCCACCAAGGTCGAGGCCGCCGACGAGCGCCTCGTGGTCGAACTGTCGCACGTCGATGGCCGCGTTGAAACGGTCGAGCCGCGATTTCTCATCGGGGCCGGCGGCGCGCACAGCATCACACGACACTCGATGAACGAACCGCTCGAGGGCCTGACCTATCGCGGAAATTTTCTCGTCGCCGATATCGGCATGGCGGGGCCCTTCCCATGTGGTGAGGCGGGCGTGATCTGCGGTCGCCACGGATTGCTGCTCCTTGCCCCGCTGCCGCACGGACGATGGATCACCTTCCAGGATTTGGAAGAAGAGGTCGAAAGCGTGACCGCCGAAGAGGTCGTCTCGCGTGTCGAGCGACGGCTCGATGGGAATTATCGCCCGACCGATGTGTCGTGGTTCACGCCCTTCCGCATGCACCGGCGCATCGTGTCGCGATTGTCGGACGGGCGACGCTTTTTGATCGGCGACGCGGCGCACCTTTCCAGTCCCTTCGGCGGCGAGGGACTGAACGCGGGCCTGCATGATGCCCACGACCTGGCGTGGAAGCTCGCGCTCGTGATCCGTGGACTCGCGCGTCCGACGCTGCTCGAGGCATACACCACCGAGCGGCATCTCGCCGATCGGCACGTGCTCGACGTTTCGGACGAGGTGCATGGCTCGATCATGGAGGTGGCAAATGCCACGCGCGAGGGACGCGCCGTGCAGGCGGCCGAAGTGGATCCGATCGCAGCGGCACTTGCCAGAAATGCCCGCTCGATGATCGACGTCGACTACGCCGGCAGTCCGCTCGTGGTCGATCACGCTCGGCATGGCTCGATCAATGAGGTGTCGCGCCCAGGACGCTGGTATCGCGATCGCCAGCAGTTTCGTGGCACGTCGCACCACGTGCTTCTCTTCGGCGAGTTGGGCGATGACGCCGCCGCACTCGAGCGATTGATCAAGCGTTGGTCGCGACACGTGCGGGTGTCACACAATCCACACGTCGATCCCGCACGCGCCGGCGTGGCGAGAGAGGGAGTCGTGCTGATTCGTCCCGACGGACACATCGGGTTTCGCTTCGCGGCGGTGATCGGAGAGGCGTTCGCGTCGCTCGATCAACACCTCGAATCTTACTTGATCGCCAACCGCTGA
- the ssuC gene encoding aliphatic sulfonate ABC transporter permease SsuC: protein MARVAPVRRPWTALTPWVVPLVLLLVWQAAASAGWLSTRILPAPLDVAKAAWRLAVNGELWRNIAVSFRRAGLGFLIGGSVGFALGIANGMFVWSERFLDSSLQMVRTIPHLALVPLVILWFGIGEQAKLFLVSVGVLFPIYLNTFHGIRSVDPGLIEMGRLYGLGWWSLFRQIILPGALPSILVGVRYALGIMWLTLIVAETISASEGIGYMAMNAREFLRTDVVVLSIVLYALLGKLADSAARHLERRWLAWHPNYARPQATTLSAREQAA from the coding sequence ATGGCGCGCGTGGCTCCAGTTCGGCGTCCCTGGACGGCCCTGACTCCCTGGGTCGTGCCGCTCGTCTTGCTGCTGGTGTGGCAGGCAGCGGCCTCGGCCGGATGGCTCTCCACGCGCATCTTGCCGGCGCCGCTCGACGTGGCCAAGGCTGCTTGGCGTCTGGCCGTGAACGGCGAACTGTGGCGCAACATCGCGGTCAGCTTTCGCCGCGCCGGCCTCGGTTTCCTGATCGGTGGAAGCGTCGGTTTCGCCCTCGGCATCGCCAACGGCATGTTCGTCTGGAGCGAGCGATTCCTCGACAGCTCGTTGCAAATGGTGCGCACCATTCCGCATCTGGCGCTCGTGCCGCTGGTTATCCTGTGGTTCGGCATCGGAGAGCAGGCCAAGCTCTTTCTGGTCTCGGTGGGCGTGCTGTTTCCGATTTATTTGAACACGTTCCACGGCATTCGATCGGTCGATCCTGGCTTGATCGAGATGGGACGCCTCTACGGCCTGGGGTGGTGGTCCCTCTTCCGGCAAATCATCTTGCCCGGTGCGCTCCCTTCGATCCTGGTTGGCGTGCGGTACGCCCTGGGCATCATGTGGCTGACCTTGATCGTGGCCGAGACCATCTCTGCCAGCGAGGGCATCGGCTACATGGCGATGAACGCGCGCGAGTTTCTGCGGACCGATGTGGTCGTGCTGAGCATCGTGCTCTACGCCCTCTTGGGCAAACTGGCGGATAGCGCCGCACGACACCTGGAACGGCGTTGGCTGGCATGGCATCCGAATTATGCTCGCCCGCAAGCGACGACTCTCTCAGCGCGAGAACAAGCCGCATGA